A single region of the Microbulbifer sp. MKSA007 genome encodes:
- a CDS encoding inositol monophosphatase family protein — protein sequence MEPMLNIALRAARKAGELIERAWERGDLMKFEEKTRNDFVTEVDKASEQEIIYHLRKAYPKHSIRAEESGLQEGAEPDYEWIIDPLDGTTNFIHGVPQFAVSIACRYRGRIEHAVVLDPIKREEFTASRGRGAALNGRRIRVSSRQGMRGSLIGTGIPFNGLPLDNIDAYLAALKDIAGQTAGIRRPGAAALDLAYVAAGRFDGFWEMYLNTWDIAAGSLLVKEAGGLISDFRGGEDYLDSGHLVCATPKVFKPLVKIVGKHMGHIR from the coding sequence ATGGAACCCATGCTAAATATTGCCCTGCGCGCGGCGCGTAAGGCAGGAGAACTGATCGAACGGGCCTGGGAGCGCGGCGACCTGATGAAATTCGAAGAAAAGACGCGCAACGATTTCGTTACTGAAGTGGATAAGGCCAGCGAACAGGAGATTATCTATCACCTGCGCAAGGCCTACCCCAAGCACAGCATCCGCGCTGAAGAAAGCGGCCTGCAAGAGGGCGCTGAGCCCGATTACGAGTGGATTATCGACCCTCTCGATGGCACCACCAATTTTATCCACGGAGTCCCACAGTTCGCTGTTTCTATCGCCTGTCGCTATCGCGGCCGCATTGAGCACGCAGTCGTACTGGACCCCATCAAACGCGAAGAATTTACCGCAAGTCGCGGTCGCGGCGCTGCCCTGAATGGCCGCCGTATCCGCGTCTCTTCACGCCAGGGCATGCGCGGCTCTCTGATTGGCACCGGCATTCCCTTCAACGGCCTGCCGCTGGATAACATCGACGCCTACCTGGCCGCCCTAAAAGATATCGCTGGGCAAACTGCGGGAATCCGCCGCCCTGGCGCCGCAGCGCTGGATCTTGCCTATGTTGCTGCCGGGCGATTCGACGGCTTCTGGGAAATGTACCTGAACACCTGGGATATCGCAGCGGGCTCCCTGTTGGTCAAAGAAGCCGGCGGCCTGATCAGCGATTTCCGCGGTGGTGAAGATTACCTGGACTCCGGCCACCTGGTCTGCGCCACTCCGAAAGTATTTAAGCCCCTGGTGAAAATCGTGGGCAAACATATGGGGCACATACGCTAA